One segment of Triticum aestivum cultivar Chinese Spring chromosome 2A, IWGSC CS RefSeq v2.1, whole genome shotgun sequence DNA contains the following:
- the LOC123188209 gene encoding uncharacterized protein, whose product MQLRSLPFAASAVAGRSFLAAIPRPVTERRKQICCNAGNSSSEKEGSELSTAEEALRRLAELDAQLEGLKEPKMRPPPPPPPPDPFMDRDMIIQRGRPSDELPEMTPAYVTFSTLAIFILTIFTNVVFNVYIKPSVDGADQPVRIQRVPLADPSFQQPGNSSDSS is encoded by the exons ATGCAGCTGCGCTCCCTCCCGTTCGCCGCGAGCGCCGTGGCCGGAAGGAGCTTCCTTGCCGCTATTCCTCGGCCGGTGACGGAGAGAAGGAAGCAGATATGTTGCAACGCGGGCAACTCCTCGTCGGAGAAGGAGGGCAGCGAGCTTAGCACGGCGGAAGAGGCGCTGCGGCGGCTGGCGGAGCTCGACGCCCAGCTGGAGGGGCTGAAGGAGCCCAAGAtgaggccgccgccgccccctcctcccccgg ATCCTTTCATGGACCGCGATATGATAATACAGCGAGGACGCCCAAGTGATGAGCTCCCAGAAATGACCCCGGCCTACGTGACGTTCTCGACTCTGGCAATTTTTATCTTGACCATCTTCACCAACGTGGTGTTCAACGTGTACATCAAGCCTTCCGTGGACGGCGCCGATCAGCCGGTACGAATCCAGAGAGTGCCTCTGGCTGATCCTAGCTTCCAGCAGCCCGGCAATTCTAGTGATAGCTCGTAG